From one Treponema denticola genomic stretch:
- a CDS encoding TldD/PmbA family protein has protein sequence MKQKMSKFLTDSKPVLKKLIEELSKEFEYVSILGTDSKGKSYSVRKTAVSVGDSFSTERGFVLRVYNGLGYSEYSFDVIDGENIKKEIRRIAKTDIEFLKSKNLERIKYPVIEEEALTKSFYAEVKESFDSMNDEQKIKRLESVMKKGFDYCPEMIDFQVRYEEVSVCKIFLSQKKDLEQAYAYAISYLIPYLKKGEAVKYSYQAFSGNCGMEILHKVEDNIKKSIDATKELLDAERIKPGVYDIICKQNVTGLIAHEAFGHGVEMDMFVKNRAKAKEFIGKKVASEITDMHDGAAAAEQVSSYLFDDEGVLAQDTQIIEKGILKRGICDTLSALSLGIKPTGNGKRESFERKAYTRMTNTFFSTKNSSLDEMIRSVDFGYLLDGYFSGMEDPKNWGIQCAVEKGYEIKDGKLTGKIVGPIFLTGYVPELLSSISMISGDEDFELGGSGFCGKGYKEYVRTSAGGGYIKARGRLG, from the coding sequence ATGAAGCAAAAGATGAGTAAGTTTTTAACGGACAGTAAACCTGTCTTAAAAAAACTGATAGAAGAGCTTTCTAAAGAATTTGAATATGTTTCGATTTTGGGGACTGACTCAAAGGGCAAATCTTATTCGGTACGCAAAACGGCTGTTTCGGTTGGAGATTCTTTTTCGACTGAAAGGGGTTTTGTCTTGCGGGTTTATAACGGTCTGGGATATTCGGAATATTCTTTCGATGTAATTGATGGCGAAAATATCAAAAAAGAAATCAGGCGTATTGCAAAAACCGATATTGAGTTTTTAAAATCGAAAAACCTTGAAAGAATTAAGTATCCCGTAATCGAGGAAGAGGCTTTAACAAAAAGCTTTTATGCCGAAGTAAAAGAAAGTTTTGATTCGATGAATGACGAGCAAAAAATAAAAAGGCTTGAATCCGTAATGAAAAAGGGATTTGACTATTGCCCAGAAATGATAGATTTTCAGGTCAGGTATGAAGAGGTTTCCGTTTGTAAAATCTTCCTTTCGCAAAAAAAAGATTTGGAACAGGCCTATGCTTATGCAATTTCTTATCTTATTCCCTATTTAAAAAAGGGCGAGGCTGTAAAGTACAGTTACCAAGCCTTTTCGGGAAACTGCGGCATGGAAATTTTACACAAGGTTGAAGACAATATCAAAAAAAGCATTGATGCAACAAAGGAGCTTTTGGATGCCGAAAGGATTAAGCCGGGAGTTTACGATATTATCTGTAAGCAAAATGTTACGGGCCTTATAGCCCATGAAGCCTTCGGCCATGGTGTTGAGATGGATATGTTCGTTAAAAACCGTGCAAAGGCTAAGGAGTTTATCGGCAAAAAGGTTGCTTCCGAAATTACCGATATGCACGACGGGGCTGCCGCTGCCGAGCAGGTTTCTTCCTATCTTTTTGATGATGAAGGAGTCTTGGCTCAAGATACGCAGATTATCGAAAAAGGAATTTTAAAGCGCGGAATCTGCGACACCCTTTCGGCCTTGAGTTTAGGTATAAAGCCCACAGGCAACGGAAAAAGGGAATCCTTTGAACGCAAGGCCTACACCCGAATGACCAACACCTTTTTCAGCACAAAAAATTCTTCCCTCGATGAGATGATAAGGTCCGTCGATTTTGGCTATCTTTTGGACGGCTATTTTAGCGGAATGGAAGATCCTAAAAACTGGGGCATTCAATGTGCCGTCGAAAAGGGATACGAAATAAAGGACGGAAAACTTACAGGTAAAATAGTCGGTCCGATTTTTTTGACCGGTTATGTTCCCGAACTTCTTTCCTCTATTTCTATGATTTCAGGCGATGAAGACTTTGAGCTCGGCGGTTCCGGTTTTTGCGGAAAGGGTTATAAAGAATATGTAAGAACCTCTGCAGGAGGCGGATATATTAAAGCACGGGGGAGACTTGGATAA